The Halorhabdus sp. BNX81 genome includes a region encoding these proteins:
- a CDS encoding Cdc6/Cdc18 family protein yields the protein MIEDARVLREEFVPNDVVHRDGEVDALSAVLEPVVEGQPPESALLTGPSGAGKTTIAKFVVGRLRETALDVESIHVNCWQSYTRFKALYRILEGLGRTIDVHRQSTPHDELLDRLEAYDGPPVIVTLDEVDQLEDGHLIYDLYRLPAFAVVLITNDEEELLAGLDERVRSRLHTAQTIHFDRYDVDELTDIMADRVDHGLSADAVDFDQLRWIADAAAGDARVGLSILRSAARRADRDGADAIAASHIEAAIPEARQEVRSRALDALHKEQRKVFEILQKSDGLPPREVYDRYVAAVTDPRTKRTVRSWLQKLEQYNLVEADGSGPTRTYRVIAEE from the coding sequence ATGATCGAGGACGCCCGCGTGCTCCGCGAGGAGTTCGTCCCGAACGACGTCGTCCACCGCGACGGCGAGGTCGACGCGCTCTCGGCCGTCCTCGAACCGGTCGTCGAGGGCCAGCCGCCCGAGTCCGCGCTGCTCACGGGCCCCTCGGGAGCCGGCAAGACCACCATCGCGAAGTTCGTCGTCGGCCGCCTCCGGGAGACCGCCCTCGACGTCGAGTCGATCCACGTCAACTGCTGGCAATCGTATACCAGATTCAAAGCCCTTTACCGGATTCTCGAGGGTCTCGGCCGGACGATCGACGTCCACCGCCAGTCGACGCCCCACGACGAACTCCTCGATCGGCTCGAAGCCTACGACGGCCCGCCGGTGATCGTCACGCTCGACGAGGTCGACCAGCTCGAAGACGGCCACCTGATCTATGACCTCTATCGCCTCCCCGCCTTCGCCGTCGTCCTGATCACCAACGACGAGGAGGAACTGCTGGCCGGCCTCGACGAGCGCGTCCGCTCCCGGCTTCACACTGCCCAGACGATCCACTTCGACCGCTACGACGTCGACGAGCTGACCGACATCATGGCCGACCGCGTCGACCACGGGCTTTCCGCTGATGCCGTCGACTTCGACCAGCTTCGCTGGATCGCCGACGCCGCCGCCGGCGACGCCCGGGTCGGGTTGAGCATCCTCCGGAGTGCCGCACGGCGGGCCGACCGCGACGGTGCCGATGCCATCGCCGCGTCCCACATCGAGGCCGCGATTCCCGAAGCCCGCCAGGAGGTCCGGTCGCGGGCCCTCGACGCACTGCACAAGGAGCAACGGAAAGTATTCGAAATCCTCCAGAAGAGCGACGGGCTCCCGCCGCGGGAGGTCTACGATCGCTACGTCGCGGCGGTCACGGATCCCCGGACGAAGCGGACGGTCCGGTCGTGGCTCCAGAAACTCGAACAGTACAACCTGGTCGAGGCCGACGGGAGTGGCCCGACCCGGACGTATCGCGTCATCGCCGAGGAGTAG